One Cryptomeria japonica chromosome 9, Sugi_1.0, whole genome shotgun sequence genomic window carries:
- the LOC131078080 gene encoding receptor-like protein 35, translating to MAYAFVKLFKFVITAVCVALLSNLCLGSVPMQRYHEDECEALLYFKAVLNDIDGSLSEWVKGSNCCEWDGISCDEHSSHVVEVKLYMYSGQGGAISDSLCRLRFLTTVQLMECGLTGIIPPCLGNLSYLQTLDLSSNDLSGVIPPSICLITRLTSLHLEENTLGGNIPYCLGNVSDLTELYLNSNQLRGTIPSSLGALSSLSSLQLYSNQLSGHIPESIGNLSMLVNLVVFRI from the coding sequence ATGGCCTATGCTTTTGTGAAGTTGTTTAAGTTTGTTATTACAGCAGTTTGTGTTGCCCTGTTGAGCAACCTCTGCCTGGGTAGTGTACCAATGCAGAGATATCATGAGGATGAATGTGAAGCTCTTCTCTATTTCAAGGCCGTCTTAAACGATATAGATGGCTCCCTTAGTGAGTGGGTGAAGGGATCCAACTGTTGCGAATGGGATGGTATATCCTGTGATGAGCACAGTAGCCATGTTGTCGAAGTTAAACTTTATATGTATTCTGGGCAGGGAGGTGCCATATCTGATAGCCTGTGTCGTCTTCGTTTTCTTACAACAGTCCAGTTGATGGAGTGTGGATTGACAGGTATTATTCCTCCCTGTTTGGGAAATCTCTCATACCTTCAAACTCTTGATTTATCTAGCAATGATTTAAGTGGAGTTATTCCCCCTTCCATTTGCCTGATTACCCGTCTTACTTCCCTTCATCTGGAAGAGAATACATTAGGTGGAAATATACCCTACTGTCTCGGTAATGTTTCGGATCTAACTGAGCTCTACCTTAATAGCAACCAACTAAGGGGAACTATACCTTCTTCCCTAGGTGCTCTCTCTTCTTTGTCCAGCCTTCAGCTTTATTCCAATCAACTTAGTGGCCATATTCCAGAATCTATAGGCAATCTGTCTATGCTTGTTAACTTGGTAGTGTTTCGGATCTAA
- the LOC131858567 gene encoding LRR receptor-like serine/threonine-protein kinase RGI5: MSDNRISGQIPYSLGNLSLLNSLDISSNDISGTLPSSFAGLSSLGRLFACGNRFNESIPCSALPPALSSLSLSMDNHQIVSEVLFNNQNMLSYLELSNCVLNISTTWVPPFQLAQLSLTSCNIDGQIPTWIATQFSLTDLVLADNNLVGEIPSWLWKISPSLRSVNLTGNYLQGHIFADSSTWTQGLLLDVSRNELSAHISSIWWRLPNVSVLLLNNNLLFGDISSSIEALSQIQLLNLANNKLKGIIPPSLGNCSWLEVLDLGNNSLHGSVPDEFGKLIALYSLVITQNLLTGQFPHSITKCHGLQFLDIGHNLFEGNIPKSIGNLSQLRVLVIKQNSFRGSIPSEISRSICRYWTSHPIIYQGSFRQAFWACKP; the protein is encoded by the coding sequence ATGAGTGACAATAGAATAAGTGGCCAAATTCCATACTCCTTGGGTAATCTGTCTTTACTCAACAGCTTGGATATCTCCTCCAATGACATTAGTGGGACTCTTCCTAGCTCTTTTGCTGGACTATCTTCACTCGGCAGGCTCTTTGCCTGTGGCAATAGATTCAATGAAAGCATTCCTTGTTCAGCTTTGCCGCCTGCTCTGAGTTCTCTGAGTCTCTCAATGGACAATCACCAGATAGTATCAGAAGTTTTGTTTAACAACCAGAATATGTTATCATATTTGGAATTGTCCAACTGTGTGCTAAATATAAGCACAACTTGGGTTCCTCCTTTCCAGTTAGCACAGTTATCTTTAACTTCATGTAACATTGATGGTCAAATACCAACATGGATTGCAACTCAATTTTCCCTTACAGATTTGGTATTGGCAGACAACAATCTTGTGGGAGAAATTCCCTCTTGGCTATGGAAGATCAGCCCTTCTTTGCGATCTGTAAACCTCACAGGAAACTATTTGCAAGGCCACATTTTTGCAGATTCTTCGACGTGGACACAAGGACTGCTCTTGGATGTTTCTAGGAATGAATTGAGTGCACACATTTCATCAATCTGGTGGCGGCTTCCTAATGTATCAGTACTGCTGCTCAACAATAACTTGCTATTTGGCGATATTTCTTCAAGCATTGAGGCCCTGTCTCAAATACAGCTATTGAATCTAGCCAACAACAAGTTGAAGGGAATTATCCCTCCAAGCTTGGGCAATTGTTCATGGCTTGAGGTGTTGGATCTGGGAAACAATAGTTTACATGGAAGTGTGCCAGATGAGTTTGGTAAGCTCATTGCTCTATACTCACTAGTCATTACGCAGAATCTATTAACTGGACAATTCCCTCATTCAATAACAAAATGTCATGGATTGCAATTCCTTGATATTGGGCACAACTTGTTTGAAGGCAATATTCCAAAGTCCATTGGAAATCTTTCACAGCTTAGAGTTTTGGTGATAAAACAAAATTCTTTCAGAGGTAGCATTCCTTCTGAAATTAGTAGGAGTATCTGCAGATATTGGACTTCTCATCCAATCATCTATCAGGGATCGTTCCGCCAAGCATTTTGGGCTTGCAAGCCATAA
- the LOC131858568 gene encoding uncharacterized protein LOC131858568, giving the protein MATLSSYPKFHAFRLKGTLKGKQVMSLVDTGATHNFIDQKLVERRGLQYEEFGSFGVKVADGAVLGCTKWIPQLSIQMGDYTLTDDFYVLPLEDYDVVLGMQWLQGIGHYIIDTTSKTPTPQDVRVFHVDIQLVMDRHGRVFGDIPSGVPPDRGFEHGIEMEDGAKPVITTPYRHPRAYKDEIEKTIHELLDMGFIRPSSSPFASSVVLVTIRYVYEQRMYTRLPFVVTMGTMSFCHTWDDHLRHVEEVLSIMESQSLFAKLSKCEFGLREVLYLGHVISADEVKVHEEKIQAIRDWPRPQNITELRGFLGLCAYYRRFVRGFSQLAPPLTDLTKKVAFRRTEQAQGVFDRLKEVMSTCPVLALPDFSQPFVLECDASGLGIGSMLMQNRHPIAYES; this is encoded by the exons ATGGCTACCCTGTCCAGTTATCCTAAATTTCATGCCTTTAGGTTGAAAGGTACACTGAAGGGCAAGCAGGTCATGAGCTTGGTAGACACAGGTGCCACGCATAACTTTATTGATCAGAAGTTAGTGGAGAGGCGTGGATTACAGTATGAGGAGTTTGGCAGTTTTGGAGTGAAGGTGGCAGATGGTGCAGTTTTGGGTTGTACTAAATGGATTCCACAGCTTAGTATTCAGATGGGGGATTATACTCTGACCGATGATTTTTATGTGCTTCCATTAGAGGATTATGATGTGGTCTTGGGCATGCAGTGGTTACAGGGTATTGGGCATTACATTATTGATACCACC TCCAAAACACCTACACCTCAGGATGTCAgggtatttcatgttgatattcAGTTAGTAATGGACCGTCATGGGAGAGTATTTGGTGACATACCTTCTGGAGTGCCTCCAGATAGAGGTTTTGAGCATGGTATAGAGATGGAGGATGGAGCGAAGCCAGTGATTACTACCCCATATCGTCATCCTCGAGCctataaggatgaaattgagaagactATTCATGAGTTGTTGGATATGGGTTTCATTCGGCCTAGTTCTAGCCCCTTTGCTTCTTCTGTAGtgctt GTTACCATCAGATACGTGTACGAGCAGAGGATGTACACAAGACTACCTTTCGTTGTcactatgggcactatgagtttttg TCATACTTGGGATGACCATCTCAGACATGTTGAGGAGGTACTTAGCATTATGGAGAGCCAGTCTCTATTTGCTAAgttatccaaatgtgagtttggacttAGGGAGGTTTTATATTTGGGCCATGTGATCAGTGCTGATGAGGTGAAGGTGCATGAGGAGAAGATTCAGGCGATTCGGGATTGGCCCCGCCCTCAAAACATTACTGAGTTACGTGGGTTTCTTGGTTTATGTGCTTATTACAGAAGATTTGTGAGAGGTTTTTCTCAGTTGGCACCACCTTTGACAGACCTCACAAAGAAAGTGGCGTTCAGAAGGACAGAACAGGCACAGGGAGTCTTTGATAGACTCAAGGAGGTTATGAGCACTTGTCCAGTTTTGGCATTACCTGATTTCTCGCAGCCATTTGTCCtagagtgtgatgcttcaggtCTAGGCATAGGATCTATGTTGATGCAAAATAGACATCCCATTGCCTATGAGAGCTAG